One Meleagris gallopavo isolate NT-WF06-2002-E0010 breed Aviagen turkey brand Nicholas breeding stock chromosome 11, Turkey_5.1, whole genome shotgun sequence genomic region harbors:
- the GNB4 gene encoding guanine nucleotide-binding protein subunit beta-4: MSELEQLRQEAEQLRNQIRDARKACSDTTLAQITTSLDSVGRIQMRTRRTLRGHLAKIYAMHWGSDSRLLVSASQDGKLIIWDSYTTNKMHAIPLRSSWVMTCAYAPSGNYVACGGLDNICSIYNLKTREGNVRVSRELPGHTGYLSCCRFLDDNQIVTSSGDTTCALWDIETGQQTTTFTGHTGDVMSLSLSPDMRTFVSGACDASSKLWDIRDGMCRQSFTGHVSDINAVCFFPNGHAFATGSDDATCRLFDLRADQELMMYSHDNIICGITSVAFSKSGRLLLAGYDDFNCNVWDTLKGERAGVLAGHDNRVSCLGVTDDGMAVATGSWDSFLRIWN; the protein is encoded by the exons ATGAGTGAGCTGGAACAGTTACGGCAGGAGGCAGAGCAGCTGCGAAATCAGATCAGA gATGCAAGGAAAGCATGTAGTGACACAACTCTTGCTCAG atcaCAACAAGTCTGGACTCAGTGGGTCGAATTCAAATGCGAACGAGGCGTACACTTAGAGGTCACTTAGCCAAAATTTATGCTATGCACTGGGGATCTGACTCAAG GCTACTAGTCAGTGCTTCACAAGATGGAAAACTAATTATCTGGGATAGTTATACAACAAATAAG ATGCACGCCATTCCTCTGAGATCCTCCTGGGTGATGACTTGTGCATACGCACCGTCTGGCAACTACGTGGCCTGTGGTGGACTGGACAACATCTGTTCCATATACAATTTAAAAACCAGAGAGGGCAACGTGAGAGTGAGCCGAGAGCTGCCAGGACACACAG ggTATTTGTCTTGTTGTCGCTTTTTGGATGACAACCAAATTGTCACTAGCTCGGGAGACACCACTTg CGCTCTGTGGGATATTGAAACTGGCCAGCAGACCACCACGTTCACTGGGCATACCGGCGATGTGATGAGTCTCTCTCTAAGTCCAGATATGAGGACTTTTGTCTCGGGTGCCTGCGATGCCTCCTCGAAGCTCTGGGATATTCGGGATGGGATGTGCAGGCAGTCGTTCACAGGGCACGTGTCAGATATTAACGCTGTTTGT TTTTTCCCCAATGGACATGCATTTGCCACTGGATCTGATGATGCCACTTGCCGACTCTTTGACCTGCGTGCAGATCAGGAATTAATGATGTATTCACATGACAATATCATCTGTGGAATCACTTCTGTAGCCTTCTCAAAAAGTGGTCGACTTTTGCTAGCAGGTTATGATGATTTCAACTGCAATGTGTGGGATACTCTGAAAGGGGAGAGAGCAG GTGTCCTTGCTGGCCATGACAACCGTGTCAGCTGTTTAGGTGTTACTGATGATGGCATGGCTGTAGCTACAGGGTCTTGGGACAGTTTTCTCAGAATCTGGAATTAA